The Novosphingobium terrae genome has a window encoding:
- a CDS encoding sensor domain-containing diguanylate cyclase — MATKPSHISAINIAMAYVLLAALAMSATPLGSGFCYIWPSSALLVAYIAPRSRRVWGLTIALSVGSLGALLAWHGLKWLTCFWMVVADTVEALIAAGLMRRLLRPHGRSGARGDENAPRSDETGWLMRLVFLVSLIPPIVGGMILWGVLKHFSHESWPMARDWMLGHALGLMMFLPCLTRMQRLWRQYWQNGRARSTAWSLRKTLSLGFPVLMTGTAILSFGLSDRPLLFLPVLVLVAAMLWIDLIALSCMYALLASAAVVVAMEGHGPLTLLHVPFSVQLTSVQVYLLLTMACITPISGLVTQLRRSLGELRESEARYRLLADHSTDVIMSTGLDGCIRFVSPSLLTLTHHQPEDVMGHRALLLVCAQHRRRVIEAHASAISAPGETVLVEFQSQPLTGAPRWFEAHMRAVADRRGLTECVVTVIRDMSERKRVESALAEAAFTDPLTGLPNRRALMEAMEGCIAQNRPAALAVIDLDHFKQVNDRFGHAAGDEVLRSFARVARQGLRATDMLARIGGEEFALLLPGADIALAERICKRIGATLAHTVTRHGEMAISVTSSMGLAVLGENAMEAFDSADKALYIAKARGRARLQVAA, encoded by the coding sequence ATGGCGACCAAACCCTCCCACATCTCGGCAATCAACATTGCCATGGCCTATGTGCTGCTTGCAGCGCTGGCCATGAGCGCGACGCCATTGGGCAGCGGCTTCTGTTACATCTGGCCCTCCTCCGCGCTGCTGGTGGCCTATATCGCGCCGCGCAGCCGGCGGGTCTGGGGCCTGACCATCGCGCTTTCGGTCGGCTCGCTGGGCGCGCTGCTGGCCTGGCACGGGCTGAAATGGCTGACCTGCTTCTGGATGGTGGTCGCCGATACGGTGGAAGCGCTGATCGCCGCCGGGCTGATGCGCCGCCTGCTGCGGCCCCATGGGCGCTCTGGCGCGCGCGGCGATGAAAACGCCCCGCGCAGTGACGAGACCGGCTGGCTGATGCGGCTGGTCTTTCTGGTCAGCCTGATCCCGCCGATCGTCGGCGGGATGATCCTCTGGGGCGTGCTGAAGCATTTCTCGCATGAGAGCTGGCCCATGGCGCGCGACTGGATGCTAGGCCATGCGCTGGGGCTGATGATGTTCCTGCCCTGCCTGACACGCATGCAGCGCCTCTGGCGCCAATATTGGCAAAACGGCCGCGCCCGTTCCACGGCATGGAGCCTGCGCAAGACACTGTCGCTGGGCTTTCCGGTGCTGATGACGGGCACGGCGATTCTCTCCTTCGGCCTGTCGGACCGGCCTTTGCTGTTCCTGCCGGTGCTGGTGCTGGTGGCCGCCATGCTGTGGATCGACCTGATCGCGCTGAGCTGCATGTATGCGCTGCTGGCCAGCGCGGCGGTGGTGGTGGCCATGGAAGGCCATGGCCCGCTGACGCTGCTTCATGTGCCGTTTTCCGTGCAGCTGACCTCGGTGCAGGTCTATCTGCTGCTGACCATGGCCTGCATCACCCCCATCAGCGGGCTCGTCACCCAGTTGCGCCGCAGCCTTGGCGAATTGCGCGAAAGCGAAGCGCGCTACCGCCTGCTGGCCGACCATTCCACCGATGTGATCATGAGCACCGGGCTCGATGGCTGCATCCGCTTCGTCTCGCCCTCGCTGCTGACGCTGACGCATCACCAGCCTGAGGATGTGATGGGCCATCGCGCACTGCTGCTGGTCTGCGCCCAGCACCGCCGCCGCGTGATCGAGGCCCATGCCAGCGCCATCTCCGCCCCGGGCGAGACCGTGCTGGTGGAGTTCCAGAGCCAGCCGCTGACCGGCGCCCCGCGCTGGTTCGAGGCCCATATGCGCGCCGTGGCCGACCGGCGCGGCCTGACCGAATGCGTGGTCACCGTGATCCGCGACATGTCTGAGCGCAAGCGCGTGGAAAGCGCGCTGGCCGAGGCCGCCTTCACCGATCCGCTGACCGGCCTGCCCAACCGCCGCGCCCTGATGGAAGCGATGGAGGGCTGCATTGCCCAGAACCGCCCCGCGGCGCTGGCCGTGATCGACCTCGACCATTTCAAGCAGGTCAATGATCGGTTCGGCCATGCGGCGGGTGACGAGGTGCTGCGCAGCTTTGCCCGCGTCGCGCGGCAGGGTCTGCGTGCCACCGATATGCTGGCCCGCATCGGCGGCGAGGAATTTGCCCTGCTGCTGCCCGGCGCCGACATCGCCCTGGCCGAGCGCATCTGCAAGCGCATCGGCGCCACTTTGGCCCATACGGTCACGCGCCATGGCGAAATGGCGATTTCGGTCACCTCCTCCATGGGTCTGGCCGTGCTGGGCGAAAATGCCATGGAAGCCTTCGATTCTGCCGACAAGGCGCTTTACATCGCCAAGGCGCGTGGGCGGGCGCGGTTGCAGGTGGCCGCCTAG
- a CDS encoding lipoprotein-releasing ABC transporter permease subunit encodes MILSTFEWTVARRYLRPGRGEAFIAMVAGISLVAVALGVAALIIVMCVMNGFRAELFDKVSGLNGHAVIQGYGGRLDNWQDIVKSAKATPGVIQASPLIEQPLLGSFNGRVSAMVIHGQTAEDIAKLSAKVVAGNIKDLRADSGNVAIGKTLAEDMGVQVGDSITIINPAGRSTPFGTVPRQVSYTVAAIFEIGVYDFDKAFVIMPIHDAQTLLLIGDAISGVEIKVDNPDRVTEILAPLSAKWEGHAAISDWKAINGSLFQALAEERVVMFVICSLIVLVAAFNILSSLIMLVRAKMRDIAIMRTMGASRRSVMKIFMTVGCTIGGLGTGLGCILATLFLVFRQNVVNFIQMLTGQNLWDPKIRFLTQLPAKPDTFEIGAIIILALGLSFAFTLFPALKAASTDPVQVLRYE; translated from the coding sequence GTGATCCTCTCGACCTTTGAATGGACTGTCGCCCGGCGCTATCTGCGCCCCGGGCGCGGCGAGGCCTTTATCGCCATGGTGGCAGGCATCAGCCTGGTCGCCGTGGCACTGGGCGTGGCGGCGCTGATCATCGTGATGTGCGTGATGAACGGCTTTCGCGCCGAGCTTTTCGACAAGGTCTCCGGCCTCAACGGCCATGCGGTGATCCAGGGCTATGGCGGCCGCCTCGACAATTGGCAGGACATCGTGAAATCCGCCAAGGCCACGCCCGGCGTGATCCAGGCCAGCCCATTGATCGAGCAGCCCTTGCTGGGCAGCTTCAACGGGCGCGTTTCGGCCATGGTGATCCATGGGCAGACGGCAGAGGATATCGCCAAGCTGTCGGCCAAGGTCGTGGCGGGCAACATCAAGGATCTGCGGGCAGACAGCGGCAATGTCGCCATCGGCAAGACGCTGGCCGAGGATATGGGCGTTCAGGTGGGCGATTCGATCACCATCATCAACCCGGCGGGGCGCTCCACGCCTTTCGGTACGGTGCCGCGTCAGGTCAGCTACACGGTGGCGGCGATCTTCGAGATCGGCGTCTATGATTTCGACAAGGCTTTCGTCATCATGCCGATACATGATGCCCAGACCCTGCTGCTGATCGGCGATGCCATCAGCGGGGTTGAGATCAAGGTCGACAATCCCGATCGCGTGACCGAAATTCTGGCACCCCTGTCGGCCAAATGGGAAGGCCACGCGGCGATCAGCGACTGGAAGGCCATTAATGGCTCGCTGTTCCAGGCGCTGGCGGAAGAGCGGGTGGTCATGTTCGTCATCTGCTCGCTGATCGTGCTGGTGGCGGCCTTCAACATCCTCTCCTCGCTGATCATGCTGGTGCGAGCCAAGATGCGCGACATCGCCATCATGCGCACCATGGGCGCCAGCCGTCGCAGCGTGATGAAGATCTTCATGACCGTGGGCTGCACCATTGGCGGGCTGGGCACGGGGCTGGGCTGCATTCTGGCCACGCTGTTTCTGGTGTTCCGCCAGAATGTGGTGAACTTTATCCAGATGCTCACCGGCCAGAATCTGTGGGATCCGAAAATCCGTTTCCTCACGCAATTGCCCGCCAAGCCCGACACCTTCGAGATCGGCGCGATCATTATTCTGGCGCTGGGCCTGTCCTTTGCTTTCACCCTGTTCCCCGCGCTGAAGGCGGCGAGCACGGACCCTGTTCAGGTGCTGCGTTATGAGTGA
- a CDS encoding ABC transporter ATP-binding protein, with translation MSDVVRLTALTRSFTQGGVTIEVLRGVDLTIAPGQIVALLGPSGSGKSTMLQAVGLLEGGFGGKIEIAGKDASAMNADARTVLRRDHLGFVYQFHHLLPDFSALENVVLPQLVSGKGRGEAEARASDLLTALGLSQRLDHRPSQLSGGEQQRVAVARALANAPALVLADEPTGNLDEATSDRVLEEFLKLVRGSGAAALIATHNERLAARMDRVVRLVEGHLVEQAPKEAHL, from the coding sequence ATGAGTGATGTGGTTCGTTTAACAGCGCTGACCCGCAGCTTCACGCAAGGCGGCGTGACGATCGAGGTGCTGCGCGGCGTCGATCTGACCATCGCGCCGGGCCAGATCGTGGCGCTGCTGGGGCCTTCGGGCTCGGGCAAGTCGACCATGCTTCAGGCCGTCGGCCTGCTGGAGGGCGGCTTTGGCGGCAAGATCGAGATCGCCGGCAAGGATGCCAGCGCGATGAACGCCGACGCGCGCACGGTGCTGCGCCGCGACCATCTGGGTTTCGTCTATCAGTTCCACCATCTGCTGCCCGATTTCTCGGCGCTGGAGAATGTGGTGCTGCCTCAACTGGTGTCCGGCAAGGGGCGGGGTGAGGCCGAGGCGCGCGCCAGCGACTTGCTGACCGCGCTGGGCCTGTCGCAGCGGCTCGACCATCGCCCCAGCCAGCTTTCGGGCGGTGAGCAGCAGCGCGTGGCCGTGGCCCGCGCTCTGGCCAATGCCCCGGCGCTGGTGCTGGCCGATGAGCCCACCGGCAATCTCGACGAAGCCACCAGCGACCGCGTGCTTGAGGAATTCCTCAAGCTGGTGCGCGGCAGCGGCGCCGCAGCCCTGATCGCCACGCACAACGAGCGCCTCGCTGCCCGCATGGACCGTGTGGTGCGGCTGGTCGAAGGCCATCTGGTCGAGCAGGCACCCAAGGAGGCCCATCTGTGA
- a CDS encoding GNAT family N-acetyltransferase has translation MSWPAIPTLSGKHVTLRPLVRADREALLAAFAQGFELTMATMAPGPATIDGWLDQIDADTAHGRAQVFTVLDAGGQVVGTTRYLRMNEKHRRVEIGGTLYAPAVRRTGLNTQAKRLLLGHAFEGLEVGCVQIRTDVFNLASRRAIERIGARLDGILRGHMVVGDGEGGTRPRDTAVYSILVSEWKAIKRHLDGLIAAYD, from the coding sequence GTGAGCTGGCCCGCCATCCCCACGCTGAGCGGCAAGCATGTCACCCTGCGCCCGCTGGTCCGCGCCGACCGGGAAGCGCTGCTGGCGGCCTTCGCCCAAGGCTTCGAGCTGACGATGGCCACCATGGCCCCGGGCCCGGCGACCATCGATGGTTGGCTCGACCAGATCGATGCCGACACCGCCCATGGCCGCGCTCAGGTCTTCACCGTGCTGGATGCGGGCGGGCAGGTGGTCGGCACCACGCGCTATCTGCGCATGAATGAGAAGCATCGCCGCGTGGAAATCGGCGGCACGCTCTATGCGCCTGCCGTGCGCCGCACGGGCCTGAACACGCAGGCCAAGCGCCTGCTGCTGGGCCATGCGTTCGAGGGGCTTGAGGTCGGCTGCGTGCAGATCCGCACGGATGTCTTCAACCTCGCCAGCAGGCGCGCCATCGAGCGGATCGGCGCCCGTCTGGACGGCATTTTGCGCGGCCATATGGTTGTCGGCGATGGCGAGGGCGGCACCCGCCCGCGCGATACGGCGGTCTATTCGATTCTGGTCAGCGAATGGAAAGCTATAAAGCGCCATCTTGATGGGCTGATCGCCGCCTACGACTAA
- a CDS encoding glutathione peroxidase, whose amino-acid sequence MAQQRLSDFSARLPDGRAVSLSDKAGKVVLVVNTASQCGFTPQYAGLEKLWQDYGARGFEVLAFPCNQFGGQEPGSAEDIAQFCQMNFGLSFPVMDKVEVNGPGATPLWQWLTSTARGIFGTRKVKWNFTKFLVDREGRVVRRFGPRVKPEALKSAIEELL is encoded by the coding sequence ATGGCGCAGCAACGCCTCAGCGATTTCTCCGCGCGCCTGCCAGACGGGCGCGCGGTTTCGCTTTCAGACAAGGCAGGCAAGGTGGTGCTGGTCGTCAACACCGCCAGCCAGTGCGGCTTCACGCCCCAGTACGCCGGGCTGGAAAAGCTGTGGCAGGACTACGGCGCGCGCGGTTTCGAGGTGCTGGCCTTTCCCTGCAACCAGTTTGGTGGTCAGGAGCCGGGCAGCGCAGAGGATATCGCGCAGTTCTGTCAGATGAACTTCGGCCTGTCGTTCCCTGTCATGGACAAGGTTGAGGTGAACGGCCCGGGCGCGACGCCTCTGTGGCAGTGGCTGACGTCCACCGCGCGGGGGATCTTCGGGACGCGCAAGGTGAAGTGGAACTTCACGAAGTTTCTGGTGGACCGCGAGGGCAGGGTGGTGCGCCGCTTTGGGCCTCGGGTGAAGCCGGAAGCCTTGAAGTCGGCCATTGAAGAGCTGCTGTAA
- the dnaE gene encoding DNA polymerase III subunit alpha: MASYSPFVPLRIYSSFTMLDGAIDPKAIAKLAKTRGFPAIAITDKNGLYAAPAFSSACKDAGIQPIVGTALAIARPEGSNVSGAFGPAAPTLDWLVLLAQNETGWLNLCHLVSQAHLERPLEYEPHVPLAAMEGHTEGLICLTGAGDGAVTRLIAEGQQGAAERYLDALQAYFPERLYIEIARRGNEAEDGAEDAVVDLAYARDLPLIATNPAHFAEPGGFAAHDSMLCIANSTHVDAVDRPRSSKEAWVKPAPVMEHAFADLPEAVANSLVVAQRCAYVPPKRKPLLPSLAGDKEGEARMMVDLSRAGLAKRLAPYWPGVDEPTLDAALAKQGEERVAAYEALRPLGVEESFFEYADRLDFETGIINRMGFAGYFLIVADFIQWGKQNDIPVGPGRGSGAGSLVAWALTITDLDPLKLGLLFERFLNPERVSMPDFDIDFCETRRGEVIRYVQAKYGADHVAQIITFGKLKARAVLRDTGRILQMSYGQVDRLTKMVPNHPTDPWSLERALNGVPELHREYTNDPEVKRLIDLAMQLEGMPRNSSTHAAGVVIGDRPLAQLVPLYRDPRSDMPVTQFDMKYVEDTGLIKFDFLGLKTLSVLRKAVDLLGKRGISIDLGALAWDDADVYTLLQRGDTVGVFQLESEGMRRTLAAVKPTNFGDIIALVSLYRPGPMDNIPLFGRRKNGLESIEFPHDKLSGILAETYGIFVYQEQVMQAAQILAGYSLGDADLLRRAMGKKVQAEMDAQRLRFVEGCKANSDIPAAKANELFDLIDKFAGYGFNKSHAAAYALLAYQTAWFKAHYPHEFYAAAMCFDMHQSEKLAIFVDDMRRNGFAIAGPCMNHSEAEFTVEETSDGYAVRYALAGIRNVGEKAMEQVVAEREANGLFKDLEDLFTRVPYGSLNRRALEGLASSGAFDMLEPNRAKVMANADMLLACADEAERTRTSGQGGLFGSDGDTAALRLTETPAWSRMDQMGKERENFGFYFAAHPVAQWHAIASANGARSYGALMSQGAPPGGRANAVMACMVESVQKRKTKRGKDFIMAEFSDSSGQFSASCFEETLVEPFLNWAKESTCILLTVELDSPSPEEPPRVTIRGGQPLSEVRNAARMMLKIEVSQPEAFVQLATILPRVSAGEGSGASAKGEVVATLKTGDPVQPQLRLGQDFALDGDLVEVIAAIEGVTVLSFAPQRGRAQLRLVA, from the coding sequence ATGGCGTCTTATTCTCCCTTCGTGCCCCTGCGCATCTATTCCAGCTTCACGATGCTGGACGGCGCGATCGACCCCAAGGCGATTGCCAAGCTGGCCAAGACGCGTGGGTTTCCGGCCATTGCGATCACCGACAAGAACGGGCTTTACGCGGCGCCTGCTTTTTCCAGCGCGTGCAAGGATGCGGGCATTCAGCCGATCGTCGGCACGGCGCTGGCGATTGCCCGGCCCGAGGGGAGCAATGTCTCCGGCGCTTTCGGTCCTGCCGCGCCCACGCTGGATTGGCTGGTGCTGCTGGCGCAGAACGAGACGGGGTGGCTGAACCTGTGCCATCTGGTCAGCCAGGCCCATCTGGAGCGTCCGCTGGAGTATGAGCCGCATGTGCCCCTGGCGGCCATGGAGGGGCATACAGAGGGCCTGATCTGCCTCACCGGCGCAGGCGATGGCGCGGTAACCCGGCTGATCGCGGAGGGCCAGCAGGGCGCGGCGGAACGCTATCTCGATGCGCTGCAGGCCTATTTCCCCGAGCGGCTCTACATCGAGATCGCCCGGCGCGGGAATGAGGCCGAGGATGGCGCTGAGGATGCGGTGGTCGATCTGGCTTATGCGCGCGATCTGCCGCTGATCGCCACCAACCCCGCGCATTTCGCCGAGCCGGGTGGTTTTGCCGCGCATGATTCCATGCTCTGCATCGCGAACTCTACCCATGTCGATGCGGTGGATCGCCCGCGTTCGAGCAAGGAGGCGTGGGTCAAGCCCGCGCCGGTGATGGAACACGCCTTCGCCGATCTGCCCGAGGCGGTGGCGAACTCGCTGGTCGTGGCGCAGCGCTGCGCTTATGTGCCGCCCAAGCGCAAACCTCTGCTGCCCAGCCTTGCGGGCGACAAGGAAGGCGAGGCGCGGATGATGGTCGATCTGTCGCGCGCCGGTCTGGCCAAGCGTCTGGCGCCTTACTGGCCCGGCGTGGATGAGCCCACCCTCGATGCCGCGCTCGCCAAGCAGGGTGAGGAGCGGGTAGCGGCCTATGAGGCTTTGCGTCCGCTGGGCGTCGAGGAAAGCTTCTTCGAATATGCTGACCGCCTCGATTTCGAGACGGGCATCATCAACCGCATGGGCTTTGCCGGCTACTTCCTGATCGTGGCCGACTTTATCCAGTGGGGCAAACAGAACGATATTCCTGTGGGCCCGGGGCGTGGTTCGGGCGCGGGCTCGTTGGTGGCATGGGCCCTGACCATCACCGACCTCGACCCGCTGAAGCTGGGCCTGCTGTTCGAGCGCTTCCTGAACCCGGAACGCGTCTCGATGCCGGACTTCGACATCGACTTCTGCGAAACCCGTCGCGGCGAGGTGATCCGCTACGTGCAGGCCAAATATGGCGCGGACCATGTGGCGCAGATCATCACCTTCGGTAAGCTGAAGGCCCGCGCCGTGCTGCGCGATACGGGCCGCATTTTGCAGATGTCCTACGGTCAGGTCGATCGCCTGACCAAGATGGTGCCCAACCATCCCACCGATCCGTGGTCGCTGGAGCGTGCGCTCAATGGCGTGCCCGAGCTGCACCGCGAATACACCAACGACCCCGAGGTGAAGCGCCTGATCGATCTGGCGATGCAGCTGGAGGGCATGCCGCGCAACTCCTCGACTCACGCGGCGGGCGTGGTGATCGGCGACAGGCCTTTGGCGCAGCTGGTGCCGCTGTACCGCGATCCGCGTTCCGACATGCCCGTGACCCAGTTCGACATGAAATATGTCGAGGACACGGGCCTGATCAAATTCGACTTTCTGGGCCTGAAGACGCTGTCGGTGCTGCGCAAGGCAGTCGATCTGCTGGGCAAGCGCGGGATCAGCATCGATCTGGGCGCGCTGGCCTGGGACGATGCAGACGTTTACACGCTGCTGCAGCGGGGTGACACGGTCGGCGTGTTCCAGCTCGAATCCGAAGGCATGCGGCGCACGCTGGCGGCGGTGAAGCCCACCAATTTTGGCGACATCATCGCGCTCGTGTCGCTGTACCGCCCGGGCCCGATGGACAACATTCCGCTCTTCGGCCGCCGCAAGAACGGTCTGGAAAGCATCGAATTTCCACATGACAAGCTGAGCGGCATCCTTGCCGAAACCTACGGCATTTTCGTCTATCAGGAACAGGTGATGCAGGCCGCGCAGATCCTCGCGGGCTACTCGCTGGGTGACGCAGACTTGCTGCGCCGCGCGATGGGCAAGAAGGTGCAGGCGGAAATGGACGCCCAGCGCCTGCGCTTCGTGGAAGGCTGCAAGGCCAATTCGGACATTCCGGCGGCCAAGGCCAACGAGCTGTTCGATTTGATCGACAAATTCGCGGGCTACGGCTTCAATAAGTCGCACGCTGCTGCCTATGCTCTGCTGGCCTATCAGACGGCGTGGTTCAAGGCGCATTACCCCCACGAATTTTATGCCGCCGCCATGTGCTTCGATATGCATCAATCTGAAAAGCTGGCGATTTTCGTGGACGATATGCGCCGCAACGGCTTCGCCATTGCCGGGCCCTGCATGAACCATTCGGAAGCCGAGTTTACGGTTGAAGAGACCAGCGACGGTTACGCTGTGCGCTACGCTCTGGCAGGCATCCGCAACGTGGGCGAAAAGGCCATGGAGCAGGTGGTCGCCGAGCGTGAGGCGAACGGCCTCTTCAAGGACCTCGAAGACCTGTTCACCCGCGTGCCCTATGGCTCGCTGAACCGCCGCGCGCTGGAAGGCCTCGCCAGCAGCGGCGCCTTCGACATGCTGGAGCCCAACCGTGCCAAGGTCATGGCCAATGCCGATATGCTGCTGGCCTGCGCTGACGAAGCCGAGCGCACCCGCACCAGCGGGCAAGGCGGGTTGTTCGGCAGCGATGGCGACACCGCCGCGCTGCGCCTCACCGAAACCCCCGCCTGGAGCCGCATGGACCAGATGGGCAAGGAGCGCGAGAACTTCGGCTTCTATTTCGCCGCCCATCCCGTGGCGCAGTGGCACGCCATCGCCTCGGCCAATGGCGCGCGCAGCTATGGCGCGCTGATGTCTCAGGGCGCGCCTCCGGGCGGCCGTGCCAATGCCGTGATGGCCTGCATGGTCGAAAGCGTGCAGAAGCGCAAAACCAAGCGCGGCAAGGACTTTATCATGGCGGAGTTCTCGGACTCCTCCGGCCAGTTTTCCGCCTCCTGCTTCGAGGAAACGCTGGTCGAGCCCTTCCTCAACTGGGCCAAGGAAAGCACCTGCATTCTGCTGACGGTGGAACTCGACAGCCCCAGCCCCGAAGAGCCGCCCCGCGTCACCATCCGCGGAGGCCAGCCCCTGAGTGAGGTGCGCAACGCCGCGCGCATGATGCTGAAGATCGAGGTCTCCCAGCCCGAGGCCTTCGTCCAACTGGCCACGATCTTGCCACGCGTGAGCGCCGGCGAAGGTTCCGGCGCAAGCGCCAAGGGTGAGGTGGTCGCCACGCTGAAGACCGGCGATCCGGTGCAGCCGCAGCTGCGGTTGGGTCAGGATTTCGCGCTGGATGGCGATCTGGTCGAGGTGATCGCGGCGATTGAGGGTGTGACGGTGCTGTCGTTTGCGCCTCAGCGGGGCAGGGCGCAGTTGCGGTTGGTGGCTTAA
- a CDS encoding PA0069 family radical SAM protein, producing the protein MAVSPPAPRGRGAVSGATSTRFALPQRELDRDWLDERAALDEEVPRLATTVTEEAARTILSFNQSPDVPFDRSVNAYRGCEHGCIYCFARPTHAYLDLSPGLDFETKLFAKPQAAKLLRRTLAARGYRPAPIAMGTNTDPYQPIEKRYRLTRQILELCLEVRHPVTITTKSDRVLDDLDLLRELAARKLTAVAISVTSLDAALSRKLEPRAATPMKRLAALGALVEAGVPAHINVSPVIPAITEDWIERILEQAAERGVRSANWIMLRLPHEVAPLFREWLDTHFPERAAKVMSIINQIRGGRDNDPNFHSRMKPQGVWPDLTRARFRKAMARLGMERGRIELDCSQFVAPERDGQMRLF; encoded by the coding sequence ATGGCCGTTTCTCCTCCCGCACCGCGCGGACGTGGCGCCGTTTCAGGCGCGACCAGCACGCGCTTCGCCCTGCCCCAGCGCGAGCTGGACCGCGACTGGCTGGACGAGCGCGCCGCGCTGGACGAAGAGGTGCCCCGCCTCGCCACCACGGTGACCGAGGAAGCGGCACGCACGATCCTGTCGTTCAACCAGTCGCCCGATGTGCCCTTCGATCGCTCGGTGAATGCTTACAGGGGTTGTGAACATGGGTGCATCTATTGCTTCGCCCGGCCCACTCACGCCTATCTCGACCTGTCGCCGGGGCTGGATTTCGAGACGAAGCTCTTTGCAAAACCGCAGGCCGCCAAGCTGCTGCGCCGCACTTTGGCGGCACGCGGCTACCGCCCCGCCCCCATCGCCATGGGCACCAACACCGATCCCTACCAGCCCATCGAGAAGCGCTATCGCCTGACGCGCCAGATCCTCGAACTCTGCCTTGAGGTGCGCCACCCCGTCACCATCACCACCAAATCGGATCGCGTGCTGGACGATCTGGATCTGCTGCGCGAACTCGCCGCACGCAAGCTGACCGCCGTGGCGATCTCGGTGACCAGCCTCGACGCCGCCCTCTCCCGCAAGCTGGAGCCGCGCGCTGCCACGCCAATGAAGCGACTGGCGGCTTTGGGTGCGCTGGTGGAGGCAGGCGTTCCCGCCCATATCAACGTCTCGCCCGTGATCCCTGCCATCACCGAGGACTGGATCGAGCGCATCCTCGAACAGGCGGCCGAGCGTGGCGTGCGCAGCGCCAACTGGATCATGCTGCGCCTGCCTCACGAAGTCGCGCCGCTGTTCCGCGAATGGCTGGACACGCATTTCCCGGAGCGGGCCGCCAAGGTCATGTCGATCATCAACCAGATCCGGGGCGGGCGCGATAATGATCCGAACTTCCACAGCCGCATGAAACCGCAAGGCGTGTGGCCCGATCTGACGCGCGCTCGGTTCCGCAAGGCGATGGCGCGTTTGGGGATGGAACGTGGGCGGATCGAACTGGATTGCTCACAGTTCGTGGCGCCGGAAAGAGATGGGCAGATGCGGTTGTTTTGA
- a CDS encoding arylamine N-acetyltransferase family protein: protein MENQTILDAYLSRIGLTGKPAPDAAGLEALQRAHRLSIGFENLDVMLGRPIHIDLVTIADKLIARHRGGYCFEHNALFGAMLTELGFTNRPLLGRVWLGSAWPGEATTIPPQTHTLRLASIAGEPWIADAGFGGSYVPPLPLLDGAQAATPDGALHRLRRVGADGAATGEWLLERAGPASATDGRAQTHDTFQPQYSFTLAEVAPIDLELSNHWTFTRAGTRFTSACLVSIVLPDGFASLNGRRLSVHRAGQGEASEIASAAAWREVLGDLFRIDLGAEEAEKLFEQVS from the coding sequence ATGGAAAATCAGACCATCCTCGATGCCTATCTCTCCCGCATCGGCCTGACCGGAAAGCCCGCACCCGATGCTGCCGGTCTGGAGGCCTTGCAGCGCGCCCATCGGCTGTCCATCGGCTTCGAGAATCTCGATGTGATGCTGGGGCGCCCGATCCACATCGATCTCGTCACCATCGCCGACAAGCTGATCGCTCGACATCGGGGCGGCTATTGTTTTGAGCATAATGCCCTTTTCGGCGCGATGCTGACGGAGCTAGGCTTTACCAACCGGCCGCTGCTGGGCCGCGTCTGGCTCGGCAGCGCATGGCCCGGTGAGGCCACCACCATCCCGCCCCAGACCCACACGCTCCGCCTCGCCTCCATTGCAGGTGAGCCATGGATCGCAGATGCCGGTTTCGGCGGTTCCTATGTGCCGCCTCTGCCGCTGCTCGATGGTGCGCAGGCAGCCACGCCGGATGGGGCGCTCCATCGCCTGCGCCGCGTCGGTGCCGATGGTGCCGCAACCGGAGAATGGCTGCTGGAGCGCGCCGGCCCGGCCAGCGCCACCGATGGCAGGGCGCAGACCCACGACACCTTCCAGCCGCAATACAGCTTCACTCTGGCCGAGGTCGCGCCGATCGATCTGGAACTCTCCAACCACTGGACCTTCACGCGGGCGGGCACGCGCTTCACCAGCGCCTGCCTTGTGTCCATCGTGCTGCCCGATGGGTTCGCCTCGCTGAACGGGCGGCGCTTGAGCGTGCATCGGGCCGGGCAAGGGGAGGCGAGCGAGATTGCCTCTGCCGCTGCGTGGCGGGAGGTTCTGGGAGATCTGTTCAGGATCGATTTGGGAGCGGAAGAGGCGGAAAAGCTTTTTGAGCAAGTGAGTTAA